Genomic window (Lewinellaceae bacterium):
CGATCTTCTGGTCGGCAATATCGCCCTCCACGTCGAAGTTGATCTCCACGGTTTTGCCCTGCCGCAGCCGCTCCAGGTCCAGATAATTGCGAATATAGTGAACTTCTTTACTCAATAAGACTTGTTTTTCATTGCACTCGTACAGCATATAACGCATCATCTCCGACAACTTGATAACGATCTCGGGCGCTTTGTCCGACTTTTTCAGGGTCAGGGCGTAGAGGTTGTTCAGGGTGTTGAACAAAAAGTGGGGGTTGATCTGGGATTTCAGGAAGCGCAGCTCCGACTGCATGGTCTGGGTTTGCAATTCCTGTTTTTCCCGCAGTTGGCGAGCCCAATCGGCAATGATCTTGAAAATGGTGGAGGAGCCGGCAATGAAGAAAGTGACCAGAAAATACCAGTTCATATTTTTTAACAGCTCTGCCTGGGCCTGAGGGTATTCGCTGAATTTAAAGTAAAAAGCCAGCACTTTCAGCGGAGTGATAAGCACAGTGGACAGGATAAGCAGCCCGCAGTAGGTCAGAAAGCGTTTTTTGGTCAGGTAATTAGGGATCAGGTAGAACAGGTTGAAATACACAATGAGCCCATAAAAGAAAATATTGACCACCTCGTTGCTGAGGGTAAACAGAAACCCCTGGCCGGTCCCTTCCGTCAAAGTCAGCAACAATAAAAAACCCAGCCAGAAAAGGGCGTGATAAGCCACTTGCCGGTTAAGCCATTCAAATATCCTGCCTGTCGAATCCTTCTGAGCTACAGTTTCCATCTGTGATTGCTGTCTGCTTTTGACAAATTATGCGGGCCAGTAGCCTTATGCCCGGGTTAAATTAGCAATTATTCGGTTGCCGTCTAAATTTTTCCTTCTTCGGACAACCTTGCCGCGAAATTTAAAGTTGGTTTCCCATGTTAGAAAAAAAATAGACACAGGGGGCAAATTGTTCGCCGGGCGAACGGGCTTACCGTTGTAGCCTGGCCATAACGGGAATCAGTTTGTGCTGTATAAATATCCAGCAATTTGTACTTTTGCGCTGAAAATCATTCGCATCAATGGTATACTTAACTAGAAGAGAAAGGTTTAATGCGGCCCACAAGTTGTGGGTTAAAGAATGGAGCGAGGAAAAGAACCTGCAATCCTTTGGAAAGTGCGCCAATAAAAACTGGCACGGGCACAACTACGACCTTTTTGTCACAGTAAAAGGCAAGCCCGATCCGGTGACCGGCTTTATTGTAGATGTAAAGAAGCTGAGCCGGCTCATCAAACAGTCCATCATCGACAAGGTAGACCACTGCAACCTCAACCTGGATGTAGACTTCATCCCCGCCGGCACGCAGCCGACGACGGAGAACCTGGCCATCCTGTTCTGGCAACAACTGGAGCCCTTGCTGGAAGGCTGCCAACTGCATTGCATCAAACTTTACGAAACGGAAAACATTTATGCGGAGTACTTTGGAGAATAGCTGATGCTCAAAATGCCGCCCCCGACAACCACATTAGCCGTTGGCTGTTATATCAATGGAACTTTTGACTACAACTAAAACCAGGATGATCTATGCCAACGATTAAGTCAGATAATTTTGAAGTGGAGGCTCCGGAGGGGCTGATCGAAGATTTTGCTTCGGTGATAAGAGCCGTCGGAGAGGATCCCCGCCGGGAGGGCTTGTCCAAAACGCCGGAACGGGCGGCAAAGGCCATGAAATTCCTCACCCAGGGATATGGCCAGGATGCCGAAACGATCCTGCGGTCTGCTATGTTCCGGGAAGATTACAGCGAGATGGTCCTGGTTAAGGATATTGAGTTGTACTCGCTTTGCGAGCACCACCTGCTTCCCTTCTATGGCAAAGCACACGTGGCCTATATTCCCAACGGATATATTGTGGGCCTGAGCAAGATTCCCCGGGTCATCGATGTTTTTGCCCGGCGGCTGCAGGTGCAGGAGCGCCTGACCCACCAGGTTCTTCATTGCATACAAGACACCCTCAATCCATTGGGAGTGGCCATTGTCATCGAGGCGCGGCACATGTGCATGATGATGAGAGGGGTGCAAAAACAGAATTCAATAACCACTACTTCCGCTTTCACCGGAGAGTTTCAGCGGGTGGAAACCCGCAATGAGTTTCTCAACCTGATCGGATCGAAACTAATCTGAATTGCCATAGCGAAAAATCAAACTTTAGACTATGAAAGCCTACGTATTTCCAGGACAGGGAGCCCAGTTCGAAGGAATGGGAAAAGATATGTACGACAGCGATGAAGCTGCCCGGGCGTTGATGGAATCGGCCAATGACCTGCTTGGTTTCAGGATCACCGATGTGATGTTCGGGGGCAGTGCCGATGACCTGAAGCAGACCAGGGTTACTCAGCCGGCTATTTTTCTCCATTCTATCGCCAAAGCCCGAATAGCTGGCGCCGCTTTCCGGCCGGATGCTGTTGCCGGCCATTCGCTGGGGGAGTTCTCCGCCCTGGTGGCCGCCGGCGCCCTTTCTTTTGAAGAAGGCCTGCAACTGGTCTACAATCGGGCGCTGGCCATGCAGAAAGCCTGCGAAGCAGTGGAGAGCGCCATGGCCGCTATTTTAGGCCTGGAAGATGAGGTGGTGGAGAAGGTGTGCAGGGAAATAGAAGAGGTGGTTGTGCCGGCCAATTACAACAGCCCGGGTCAACTGGTTATCTCCGGCACGGTTTTGGGGATTGAAAGAGCCGTTGAAAAGCTACAGGAGGCGGGAGCCCGCCGCGCCGTAGTCCTGCAGGTCGGCGGGGCTTTTCATTCGCCCTTGATGCAACCGGCCAAAGAAGAGCTGCAGGCGGCTATAGAGAACGCCCGGTTCAGCCCTCCTTCCTGCCCGGTTTATCAGAATGTCGACGCCCTTCCTCAGCGGGATCCTGAGATGATAAAGGCCAACCTCATCGCCCAACTGACGGCTCCGGTGCGCTGGACGCAGACCGTTAAAAATATGATCAACGACGGCGTTGCGGAGTTCATCGAAGTAGGCGGCGCCGGAACGACCCTGCAGGGGTTGATAAAAAAAGTAGACCGCAAATTTCCTACCCGTGCGCTGTAAAGAAAGGCGAGTGGCCGAACTTTTACGGTAACTTAGTATAAAGAGAGTTGCTTTTTTTAAAATAAGAGGTGATATTAGAGCGGTCCCATCGCTGCATTTGTGAAAACGGATTGAACTATACGGGGCCTTCGAAAGGTTAGATTAGAAAACATTAAATTACGAAAGCACTCATTCATGGTAAGACAAGAGGTTTCCAGCGGGCAGGTATTACTGGCGGAGCCCTTTATGCTTGACCCCAACTTTAAACGCTCTGCCGTCTTGTTGTGTGAACACAATGAAGACGGCAGCGTAGGCTTCATCATGAACAAGCCCCTAAAAATGCGCATCGATGAACTGATCGATGGATTCCCTGAATTCGATTCCGAAGTGTTTTTCGGAGGCCCGGTGCAAACGGACACGATCCATTACATCCACAACGTGGGAGACCTGGTGGAGGATAGTGTCAAAGTCGCCGATGGGGTATATTGGGGAGGGGATTTTGAAAAGCTGAAGTTCCTGATTGCCTCCAACCTCGTTTTGCCTCACAACATTCGCTTCTTCGTTGGCTATTCCGGCTGGTCGGAAGGCCAACTGAACGACGAAATGGGTTACGGTTCCTGGGTGCTGGCCGAAATGGACGCCAACTACCTCTTTAAGTCGGAACCCAAAAAACTCTGGACTCAGGTCATGTACAATAAGGGCGATACGTATTCGGTTATCGCCCAAATGCCGGAAACTTCCAACTTTAATTAGGCAGCCTTTGTTTCTCCGGAAACGAAAAACCCCTCAGCGGATCGCTCCGCTAAGGGGTTTTTCGTTTTGTTTTGCTTTCTATAATATTAAATCAGGGATTGCCCTTTTCCACAGCTACGGAAGCGCCGTCCGCTTTTACGCTGGCCTTTTCCAGCAACGACATGTACTTATCGCGCAGCTCCATGAATTGAGGCATATCTTCATCCGGCAGAGGTTTTGCCGGGGGGAATTTGATGTTGAGGTGGTTGACCTGCTGGCCATTTTTCCAGAACCGGAAGCAAACGTGCGGGCCGGTGGCCAGGCCGGTTGACCCGACATAGCCAATGACTTGCCCTTGTTTGACATGGGCGCCGGGTTTAATGCCCTGGGCGAATTTTTGCATGTGCAGGTACTGGGTTTGGTAGGTATCGTCGTGTTTGATCTTGACGAAGTTGCCGTTGCCTTTGGTGTAAGACGCCTTCAGGATAACGCCGTCGCCAACGGCCAATATCGGCGTACCGTAGGGCGCCGCATAGTCGGTGCCAAAGTGGGGCCGAACCCGCTTGAGTATCGGATGAAAACGGTTCAGGTTGTAATAAGACGAAATGCGGGAGTATTGTACCGGAGACTTCAGGAAGCCCCGCTTCATCGGGCGGCCCTCTAGGTCGTAATAACCATCGGTTTTGCCATTGTCGTAGTACACAGCGTGGTATTCATTGTCGCCCGTCTTGTAGTAGGCGGCGTGCACCTGCCCGATGCCTACTTCTTCCCCTTCGATGAATTGCTGTTCGTAGACCAGTTTGAACTCGTCGTTTTTCTGAAGGTGGTGAAAATCAATGGACCATTGCAGGGCATCTTCCATCTTGGCGGCCAGGTCGTAGCTCAGGCCCTGCCCGACAATTGCATTCCACAGGGAGCTTTCCAGCGTGCCGGCTGCCGACCGCGTTTCTGTGCTCACCTCGCGCCGGTGGCGGGTGACAGCATGCGAGCCCTGCAGCTCGAAAATGATGTATTCGTATACGTTGGGCTCATAAATAAGGTATTCCGCCCGTTGGGTGCTGTCTTTGGTCAGGATGGTATACGGTTTGCCCACCCGAAAGTGCCTCACGTCGAAGACGTCTTTCGAATTTGCGACGATCTGCTCAATAGACGGGTAGTCGACCTGTTGAGCCAGGAGGATATCCGCCAGGAACTGCCCCGATTGAATGGCCCGGTCCAAAACCTGGAAGGTATCTATGGCAAAGCCGTATTTGATGGTGGGGATGGTAACGGGGAAAGAGCCCAGTTCGACGGGCTTTTCGGAAGCGACAAGAGAGGCCTGAAGCCTATCCTTGATCTCAGCGCTGAAGTAGAAGAGGGTTCCTCCAATCAATAGCGCCGATAATGTTGAAATTCCGATCTTAAGTAATTTCCGTTTCTGTCTCAGCATTTGGGTAAACGAGTCTGGCAAATCCACATTCTCTTGGTTTGGTTAAACAATCGCGTTACAAATAGGGCAAATCAACCCTGCCGGAGTGCTTGCGCCTCCGTCCTGCTTTGAATATAGTTTTTGGGTTGAAAAGCCTCGTGTGCATGGGATTGCTTTTGCACGCTCCAGATGTTGCTATGCCTGCAAATATAGAATTGCATCTCAATTGCACCTAATGAAATTTGTTAAAACTGTAGTTTTTCCATCATTTTGTGGAAAACTTTTTCATTTCAGTCCTGATTTTTAAGTTTTTTTTGGCCTGGCGTGCCTTTCATGCCCCATTTTTTTAACGGGAAAAGCCTGCCTCCGGCCGCAGGAAAGGCGAGCCGGCCGGCAGGCCTAAGTGTGAATAAGAACAACACTAAATAGACACAGGGCTTTGGGTAAGCCTTGTTATGTGCATATTGTTAAATTGTTGTAGGGTTGCCGGTGTTACAGGGGCCCGGAACGATAGGAGCCTTCGGTTCTTGCTCAAGTTAAACCGGGTGTCCCGGCAAAGCAATTCAAAATGAGCCGGGCGCGGGATACAGTAAGCAGAAGCGCGCCGCTGCCATGTGAATGCCTTTTCAGAATTATCCCTACCTTTGCAGCCAAACCGAAAAAGGAGCTATGCCTGAACCATCCAAATATGGCCTGCGGGGGGTGAGCGCCACCAAAGACGAGGTGCATGCCGCCATTAAAAACCTGGATAAGGGCCTGTACCCCAACGCTTTTTGCAAAATCCTTCCCGATGTGGCCGCCGGCGACCCCGCTTACTGCAACCTCATGCATGCGGATACCGCAGGCACCAAAGGCAGCCTGGCCTACCTGTACTGGAAGGAAACCGGCGACCTTTCCGTCTGGGAAGGGATCGCGCAGGACGCCATCGTCATGAACCTGGATGATATGGCCTGTGTGGGCTGCACCGACAATATTCTGCTGTCTTCCACCATCGGGCGCAATAAAAACCTCATTCCGGGCGAAGTGATTAGCGCCATTATCAACTACGCCACGCGCTTTGCCGAAGAGATGTCTGAGTACGGCATCGGCATCCACCTGGCGGGCGGGGAGACTGCCGATGTGGGCGATATCGTCCGCACCATCGACGTAGGCTATACTGCCTTCGCCCGAATGAAACGCTCCGATTTGATTATCAACAATATAGAAGCGGGCGACGCGATCGTCGGGCTGGCCTCCTACGGCAAGGCTTCCTACGAAGCGGCCTACAACGGCGGCATGGGCAGCAATGGCCTGACCTCCGCCCGCCACGATGTTTTCCACCGCCTCTACGCCAAAAAATATCCGGAAAGCTACGACCCCCGGACACCGGAGGAAGTAGTTTATATCGGCAACAAAAAACTGACGGACGGGATCAACGTCGGCGGAGAAACCATCACTGCCGGCAAATTGGTGCTTTCGCCTACCCGCACCTATCTGCCGGTGCTGAAGCAGTTGCTCGGAGAGTTGAAAGGGCAGATTCATGGCTTGATCCACAATACCGGAGGCGGGCAAACCAAGGTGTTGCACTTCATTGAGAACAAAACCATTATCAAGGACAACCTCCTGCCGCTACCGCCCTTATTTCAGCTCATCCACGAAGAATCCGGCACCGATTGGAAAGAAATGTACCAGGTGTTCAACATGGGCTGCCGTTTGGAGGTTTACCTCCCGGAAAAACATGCACAGCAGGTGATTGATATTGCCAAAGCGTTTCAGGTTGACGCACAGGTGGTCGGCAGGGTAGAGGAGGGGAAAGGCAATAGCTTGAAGATCAAAAGTAAATATGGGGATTTTGTTTATTAGCCTGTCAATGGGTTACTCTGAAAATGTAGGGTGTACGGGCTACTGCGTGGCATGGAGGTGTACGATGTACAGGGCTTGGTTGCGGCAATTTAACCATTTGTCGGTGTACGCGTGCAGAAGCGTGGCATGGAGGTGCACGATGTACGGGGCTTGGTTGCGACAATTTAACTATTTAGCCATGAGTGGTATGCAGAGGTGCAGAGAAGGTATAGGGCAAGCCCAACAATTTAACAATTTTACCCGGACGAGCGGTGGCCAAGACGGGATAGCCATTTAGGCACGAGGAAAGAATAAAGTGTTCAATTATGGGGCAGTAATTTTTGTGCCAGGCAAGGCGCGAAGAATGAGGATAGCCAAAGCTACCTGAGTGATGAGCAACGCAGCATGGCGCAAAAAGTACAAGCCAGAATGGACAGTTTATTCTTTCGTCGTGCCTTAACAATATATCCATATGACCCGACAAGAAAAAGCAGACGCCATTGCAAAAATCCTGGACGAACTATACCCGGAAGTCCCCATCCCCCTGAGCCATCAGGACCCCTACACCCTGCTCGTCGCCGTTCTGCTCTCTGCCCAATGCACCGATGAGCGGGTCAACAAAGTGACGCCTCACCTCTTCGAACTGGCGGACAACCCCTACGACATGGCCGAACAACAGGTGGAAGACATCAAAGCCATCATCCGCCCCTGCGGCCTCGCCCCCCGCAAGTCGCAGGCCATATACGACCTTTCCAATATACTCATCGAAAAACACAGCGGGCAGGTGCCCCAGGATTTTGCAGCCCTGGAAGCCCTGCCGGGGGTAGGGCACAAAACCGCCTCGGTCGTCATGTCCCAGGCCTTCGGCGTGCCCGCCTTTCCTGTGGATACGCACATCCACCGCCTGGCATACCGCTGGACATTGAGTACCGGCAAAAATGTGGCAAAAACAGAGTCAGATCTGAAAAAGGTATTCCCCCGGGAAAAGTGGAATAAACTGCATCTCCAGATCATCTACTTCGGGCGGGAGTATTGCCCGGCAAGAGGGCATGACCCTCGGGAATGCCCGATTTGTAGCAAGTATGGGAGGAGGAGTTTGTTTTCCTAAGCACTAAAACGGATACCCGAACCCCAAATTAAAAGAAACAATATCCGCAAACTTCAACCCAGTCCGGCCCCCATCATTCCGGAAATCCCGGAACCAGTAATCCTTCCAGTTGCCGTTGCCGTTGCTGGAAGGCATAGGCGCGGCGTGCCGCAACTTGGCCGCCATATCCAGCCGCAGGATGAAGTAGGAAAAATCCAGCCGCAGGCCGAAGCCCCCTCCCACGGCGATCTGTTTGTAGAATGGCTCGTTGGTGTAGGCCACTTTTTCCCCCATATTGTCGGTGCAGCTGTACTGCCTGCCTCTGAGCAGAAACTGCGACCCGCAGCGGGCGGTATCCCGCCGGAAGGTCCAGATGTTGCCGGCGTCCAGGAAAAAAGCGCCGTTGACCACCCAGAAGATGTTGAAGCGATACTCGAGGTTGGCTTCCAGCCGGACGTCTCCCGACTGATAAAGGCGGGTATTGAAGGAACGATCTAAAGAGAGCGTATCTTCAAAGGAGCCAGGGCCCAGCCCCCGGGGCGCCCAGGCGCGGATGCTGTTGGGCCCGCCGGCGTAAAATTGTTTGACGTAGGGCACGTCGGTGGTGTAGCCGAACGGGCGTGCCACCCCCACGGCGAGGCGCGCCGCAGCGGACCGTTTGGGGGAATAAGTCCAGTATTTTCGCAGGTCCACCTGGGTGCGCAGGTATTGGGAGAAGTCAACTCTATTCCCTCCCGTGAAACGCAGCCGAAGCGTATCCTGCACCAACGCAAAGGCATTGTAGATGGCATTGCCCGCCCACACTTCGGCGCCTGCCATCTCCAGGTTGAAGCCTACATAATGAGAATTTCCCCGCCGGTTGGGGCGGGCATTGTGCACGAAGTTGAGGTCGCGGAATAAAAAGCTCACGAAGAGCTGTTCTCCGAAGGAACGCGCCAGGAAGGGGTTGACGTCGAGGATGGAATCGAAACGGGTAGTGGTTACCGGGCGGAGGTAGTCCAGGCCGATGTGGTTGAGGATCAGGCGCTGGTTGCGCCTGCGGGGAAAGTCGTACCCAAAGGTGCCCGTGAACAGGTTATACTGATAAAAATCGAGGATGAGCAGGTAGCTGAAACTGGCGGAAAGGCGGGTGGCTGCATTTTCCAGCAATGAGTTGTAAAAGTTGTCGTTGATGAAAAGCTCCCGCTTGCCCAGCTTTGGCCGGTTGAGGCGGCCCCAGATGCCCAGGTAATCGACGAATCGGGGAAGGTAGAGGTCGGTTTGCAGGCGTATGTCAACGGTGTTCCAGAATCGCTTTTCGGCAATGGCTTTAGGGCTGGGGTTGAACTCCACGCCGGCGGAGAAATCCGTAATGAGCAGCTCCGCCCCTTTGAGCAGGTTGCGGTTGCGCAGGGAGGGGCTGGCGGTAAGCCCGATGAGGTTGCCCGCCCCGGAGGCGTTTCGGCTGGCGTAGTTCAGCTCGAAATCGAGGCCCAGTTCCATTTTCTTGTTTTGGGTTAGCTCGATCCTGATGTCGAGCCGGCCGGGATCTTCGGGGTCGGGGTCCTGTTTGACGCGCACGAAGCGAAAGACACCAAGAGAGGTGAGTTGCTCGTTGGTGAGGTCGAACCTCCTTTGGCTGTAAAGCTCTCCGCTTTTGATGTAGAGGTTGTCCAGAATGGTTTCCGGCTTTATCCGGAAATAGGGGCGAGGCGAGCGGAAGCGTATTCCGTTGATGGTGGAATCGTAAAGGATCGTATCTTCCTGCCCGGGAGTGTAGTCCATGTACACAGTGATGTCGTCTATGGTATACGCCTGGTGGGTGCTGTCTTCCAGAGGAGGCAGGACTTCGAGGTACAGCGCTGCTTTTTTTTCGGCCACCGTGGTATCCGCTTCGAGGGGGGCAACTGAGTTGGCGTAGAAATTGGCGTAACCGTTATTCCTGAGGTACCGGACGATGCGGTCTCTTTCCCGGTCGTACAAACTCCCATCGATCCCGGCGCCTGGTTTCAGCAGGCTTAGGGGGGCAATTTCCTGAAGGGTGTGGTTGATCAGGCTGTCTTCGCTGAAAAAGTAGGTGGTGTCGATGGTAAATTGCTGCCCGGGGTCTATGTGGTAAGTGATGTAGATTTTCTTTTTGCGCACATCGGGCACAGAAAACACATCGGCGTTGAAATAACCTTTGTACTGGAGGTAGAATTGCATGGATTCTTCGGTGGCCTCCGTCAGCTGAGGATCATAAATGGCGGGAGGCTCGGCGATGACCCGGCGCTGCCACCGGTCGAACTTGGTCGTATCCTTCTGGTCCTGGGTGGCGAAATAGAACCATTCTCTGGGAATGAAGAAAAACTTGCTGTTCTCTTTTTGTTTGAAAAGCGTGGAAAGCTCGTATTTCAGTTCCCGTTTCCCGTTGATATTGCCCTTGGTTTTCAGCTTGATGCTGTTGCCTTTTAGCAGGTATTGCTCTCCCGTAAGATACTTCGAAGTATTGCAGGCAGACAGCAGGAATGCTGTCATTGTTAATCCGAATATGTATTTTGCACACTGCTTAACCGACATCGCAATATCAATTCCAGATGACGCTTTCAAAAAATCAGGAAAAATACATCAGGTCCCTGAGCCTGAAGAAGTTTAGGCAAAAGTATAACAATTTCATCGTCGAAGGGGATAAAATGGCAAGGGAGTTGTTGGCTTACAACTCCCGGCAAGTGGTTGCCCTTTATGCCCTGGAGAGCTGGCTCGCCGCCGCAGAAGGCATTGAAAAGCTTCCGCCGGAAAAGCTCTTTCCGGTATCTCCGGCCGAGTTGAAGAAAATCTCCAACCTCCATACGCCCAATCAGGTTTTGGCTGTAGCCGCAATCCCTCAGGTGGAGGTAGATTCAGCACGGGTCAGGCGTTCGCTGTCTCTGTATCTCGACGGCATACAGGATCCCGGCAATTTCGGCACCATCCTTCGGGTCGCCGATTGGTTCGGCATATCCTACGTTTTTTCCTCGCCGGATTGTGCAGACCCTTACAACCCCAAAGTGGTGCAAGCCACCATGGGCGCGCTGCTTCGGGTGGCGGCCGTCGAAACTACGATTGAGGCTTTGTGCCGGCAGTATCCCGGCCTACCGGTTTACGGAGCGGTGATGGACGGCGAAAACGTGTTCGGCGCCAAATTAAAGAAGGCCAGGGGAATAATTGTGATCGGCAGCGAAGGCAGCGGTATATCTCACGCGGCGGAACAATGCCTTTCCCACCGGATTTCTATCCCTCCTGCCGCCCACAGCCGCGCGGATTCGCTGAACGCCGCGATCGCCGCCGGCATATTGTGTGCTGTGTTCCGGAATTAGCCTACAACAACTTCTTCAACTCCCGCTCGATCTGCTCCGCGCCCCTGAGGTTCACCGCAGCGATCTTGCCGTCCCGGTCGATGAGAAAAGTGCGGGGAATGCTGCGCACGCCGTATTGAGCGGCCGGGGCGGACTCCCATTTTTGAAGGTCGCTGACGTGATACTCCCACTTCAGGTTGTCTTGTTTGATGGCTTCGACCCAGCGCTGCTTCTGGTTATCCAGATATTGGCTTGCAGCTTGTTCATCCCCAAAACGGGAGCGGGTCCGGGAGTCTATGCCATCCAGCGAGACGCTGAACACCGTGAAACCCTGGGATTTATACTGGTCGTAAACCCTAACCACATTCGGGTTTTCCCGGCGGCAGGGGCCACACCAACTGGCCCAGAAGTCGAGCAGTACGATATTGCCTTTGAGGTCGGAGAGAGAGTATTCCTTGCCGTTGGGGCTGGGCAGGGTAATGTCAGGAGCAGGCTGCCCGACTTGAATGAGCTGGTCGGCCATCTGCGCCTGATACTGGCGCTCTACTGCGGAAATGAATTTGGCGTATTCCTGGCCCGATTCAGAGTCCTGGCCCAGCTTTGCCAGCGCCTTCTTCTGCGTATCCAGAAACTGCCCGGAGGCGCCGAGCGAACGGTAAGCTACAAAGGCGCCCAGCTCGGGATTGGAAACGGTATCGACGAAAACGCCGATATCCTCGGCGCTGACCTGCCGGTTGAACAACCCGTTCATGATGCCGGCCAGCACCTTGCTGTCTCGCGAACCCGTGACCGAAAATTCATAGTTTTGGATGGTCGCCAGGTCTCCGCTGATCACCACCTCTTTTTCAGTGCCATCCATGGCGAGGTTGATGCGCTTGGCGCCCAGCCGCAGCTGATAAATGCCGGCGGGGATACCTTCCGGAAATTCAAATTTGAAACTGCCGCCGGCATCGGCATCCGACTTTGCCATAACGTTGCTGGCTTTTCCAATCATCACCTGATCCAGAAAAACCTGAATATTGGCGGCATTTTTAACCTCTCCTTTTATCA
Coding sequences:
- a CDS encoding RNA methyltransferase — encoded protein: MTLSKNQEKYIRSLSLKKFRQKYNNFIVEGDKMARELLAYNSRQVVALYALESWLAAAEGIEKLPPEKLFPVSPAELKKISNLHTPNQVLAVAAIPQVEVDSARVRRSLSLYLDGIQDPGNFGTILRVADWFGISYVFSSPDCADPYNPKVVQATMGALLRVAAVETTIEALCRQYPGLPVYGAVMDGENVFGAKLKKARGIIVIGSEGSGISHAAEQCLSHRISIPPAAHSRADSLNAAIAAGILCAVFRN
- a CDS encoding TlpA family protein disulfide reductase — translated: MRNIGTILIAGVLAFAAWQCDAPVKGTVIKGEVKNAANIQVFLDQVMIGKASNVMAKSDADAGGSFKFEFPEGIPAGIYQLRLGAKRINLAMDGTEKEVVISGDLATIQNYEFSVTGSRDSKVLAGIMNGLFNRQVSAEDIGVFVDTVSNPELGAFVAYRSLGASGQFLDTQKKALAKLGQDSESGQEYAKFISAVERQYQAQMADQLIQVGQPAPDITLPSPNGKEYSLSDLKGNIVLLDFWASWCGPCRRENPNVVRVYDQYKSQGFTVFSVSLDGIDSRTRSRFGDEQAASQYLDNQKQRWVEAIKQDNLKWEYHVSDLQKWESAPAAQYGVRSIPRTFLIDRDGKIAAVNLRGAEQIERELKKLL